Within Coffea arabica cultivar ET-39 chromosome 4e, Coffea Arabica ET-39 HiFi, whole genome shotgun sequence, the genomic segment atgaAATAGTGTCATTGCTTTTCTTTTGATCTCTTGATCAACATACTAAAAAATgatatttgaaaaaatatatttttgatattcAATTTACATGGAATATTTAAGCAATGAAAAATAGGTTAAAATTGTGACTAAATTTGCAATGACTAATCAGATGTCAAAACTTGGTCAATTTTATATGAGATTTTATGTATAACTAACAcaaataattaaatatattatgaatagtattgatttttaaaaataatttttaaattaattttattgaaatgtAATGGAAAGAAATTCTCTCCAATGCAATAGAGAGGAGTCTAGTAACAAATTAAATATAGGTACCTCCCTTTGTCCTGTTCTAAATctattttgggataatttcaaaaacttctccTCAATCTTTCACAATTTTATTTTGGAGATGTTATTGGCACTCTTGAAAAAGTTTCTAACACTCCATTCCCCCTTTATACTTTTATAAAGGGAGGATGGAGTGCTAGAGATTTTTTTAGAAATGCtaatatcattttctttttaccCAGACCtcttgagatttgaaaaattaaactaACCTCCTTtgatattacaaaaaaaaattgtattagCCTTTATAAAATCTTGAACACCTGACAATCTCACTTCATTTAGTGATCTTTATTTACAATAAGCAACTTTCAAGTCTCAATCACATGCTCATCTTGTTAAATCTTGTTAAATCCTCGTGTTAAACTTCGAATATTCACAATTGATttttatttccaatcatcaaatTCCATCAATTTTTTCTCCCTTAAATAGAGGTACTTTTCTTCCTATAAATATTTACTATATAATTTGTGTAACAAATGAGACGGAAGCAATATGGaatattcaataaattttttatacttACATCAtcatataatttaaaaaaaaaaacatcatcATATGATTTAAGGAAGGTTTCAATAATTATTAAAACCTCTGGGGAGGTTCCTAAAATTATACCTTCTGTCTCAAAGAATAAAATTTGTCCCAACTCCCAACTTGTGTAACAAAGCAAGAATATACGCCTGGTCAAGGAAGAATCATCGGCCCACTTTATCTGAAACTGTGATGGTGTTCACAGAACAAAATTCTGGATTTTCACGTAACTTGGCTTTGTTGAggcttataatttcagaaaaagCTGGTCGCTTAGGAGAGTCAAGTACCATTGATCCATTGAGGAGCATAGCTGCCACATCTAACATTGTTGGTCTAtctgctgcattttcttgcacACATAACAAGCCAACACGAACATATTGTAGTGCTTCACTCCTTGGAATCTTTTCATCCAAACAAGAATCAATGATCTCTGAAATTCTTCCTTCTGTCCATAAATCCCACACCTGAAATGTGACAAATGATCATTCTCAAAGGATTGGAGTAAAGGAACTGCACCAAACTGAAACTGAAGTGTATAGGCTACATACGTGTCCGATTAAGTTTAGGTGACGATCCGAATCACAGAAAGAAGTGTTCTTCTTTCCGCTTATGATCTCAAGAATCATGACTCCAAAGCTAAATACATCAGACTTCTCGGAGAAGATCCCGTCCATGGCATATTCAGGAGGCATAtaaccacttttttttttcctcgcaAAAATCAATTATCCCAATTAGCTTAGGTAAGATATCAGAAAATGGATATTACTAGGAAGCAATACATTGAAACGATAAAGAAGATGATATTCCTTCAACTTACTATGTCCCTACAATGTTCTTTGTACTTCCGCGCAATTCATTCTCTCCAAAAATTCTGGCAGTTccgaaatctgaaatttttggatTCAGGTCCGCGTCCAATAAAACATTGCTCGTGTTCAGATCTCTATGGATGATTTTTAATCTGGAATACTTGTGGAGGTACAGAAGCCCTTGAGCTGCCCCTTCAACAATTTTCAACCGTCTTTTCCAATCCAATGTATCCCGCTTTGCTGCATCTTTAGACAAAGTAGACCCAATATTTTTAGAGTATTCTGATAGTTGTAACCATAAATTAGATAAGCCAAAACATATCAAGGTAAATGGAGTGCTGAAACTTACCAAAAAGTACTGAACCTAGACTGTTATTCGGCAAGTACTCGTATACTAATAAACGCTCTCCTTTTTCAATGCAATAGCCCAAAAGTTTAACAAGGTTCCGATGCTGCAGCTTTGAGATCACTTTGACTTCATTCTTGAATTGTTCAATTCCATGTCCTGACATTCTATTCAGTCTTTTAACAGCAATCGCTAGCCCATTAACCAGCTTACCCTGAATTCCATGTATCTACGTTAAAACTAAGCAAATAAATAGGGTCTTTAGACTTGAAAATAAATTGTTTCGAGACATATTTATGTTACCTTGTAGACAGGACCAAATCCTCCTTGGCCGAGTTTATTTTCCTCAGAGAAATGATCTGTCGCAATATCTATGCTTGTAAAACTGAAGAACATTGATTCATCATCCCCTTTGTCATCAAGCTCTGGCGTTTCTGAACCCATGCTTTGTCGACGATATCTTAGTATTCTCGACCGCAGTTTGCAAAATAGTATAGCTGTCAGAAAAGCGGCAACAGAAGCACTAACAACATATAACACTACCCTTGAACTCTTCGATTTCTTTCTTCCACTGGGAGGTCCAATAAGAAATGAAGGAGAACCAGGAGCGAGAGGAAGTGAAGGGCCAGAAGCAGCAGCCTGCATACTTGCTGTACTTTTCTGGCTCAACAGAGAAATCTCAAGTTTCATTCCAGATGATAGCCGAGTATGATGAGAAGGATAATCAAAGCTTTGCCAAACGGTACGCCCAGAACTTGATCTCAGGACTAAGTTCCCGTTATCAAGCAGAGTTGCTCTAGTCTTGCTGATCATAACTTTCTGTTCAGCATTCACAGTGAATACTGCAACATGTGGGTTTCCCTGGCTATAAACCTCTAGCCTTCCActttcattcatggttatggcTGAAATTCGAGGCCTGGATGGTGCAGCCAGATAACTATTGGCAGCCCAGACATTGACTGAATGCTTCAGATACACGAACTGAATTACCAAGATTGAAGAAGAATGGTCACTCAAGAACCGAAAACGCTGATTGGAGGACTCCAAGATCTctccattttgtaattttagaGATTCACTAACTCCTAGTGTGTCTTTAGCTCCAGAAAGTGTACATGTTATGGCAATAAAGTAAGCAATAATACAAGAAAATGTTACCAAATGGCTGTTTGATGTACTGATCATTCTTGCCATTCCAATAGGGCAACACTCATATCACTAATGCTTCTTGATTTTCCCTTCTCTACATTCGAATCATTAAGTAGGAGTTGAAACGCCTTGCTCCAATGCTAGTCTATTTGCTACAGGCTGACAACGAATCAGAGTTTGTCCGTAGTTAGAAACCAAGCCAATTACGCATTGACCGTTCCTACCATAGGCCTGCTGTCCGTGTCTAGTCGAGAAATTGACACATCATGAACTGGCCATGGTTGAATTGATTGTGGTCCAAAACCATTTGGACTAAGAAGCACAGACCACGCGCTTGGCAAGGAGTACTCGCCAGGCCTGAGAAAAATTCTACACTACAGCAACTGTACGTGCAATTCTTCATTCGAATTTAATTAACTTTTGTCTTCACTTCTCCCATTTTGGTATTTGCAGCACTTTTATGAAAGGCTTGCCATGTTACTAAATTCTAATGTGATCTTTCAAATGTTACACTAGGTCTCACTTACACTCATTCTCCCTAACAATTTTGATTTTATAACAGTACTAGTTTCGTTCTTGGTTCATTTACAACGGTGATTtgtatttttcatatttttttattttttatttaacagAAAATTTTATAAGACAACTTAAAATGCTAGTGTATAAAAGTGAATAAGACAACTTAAAATTTTATAGTATTTGTAATACAAGGATTCAAATTAAACACATTAAAAATGGTTAACTTATAACAACTTAATATTTAATTGTAATTGAATATTATCCTGTAGTTGAATTACATTTAGTCTAATTAATAGTGGTAAGTTAACATATGAGTGAAGGATGTGTTGTACACAATAAGTGCAATTACATATGTGATTGTTTCATGACTAAAAGGAAATTCAAAAGCAACAAACTAATACTTGATGAACTAAATTTCTATTCGAAGTATTAAATGCTAAGATCAGTAAATTTGGAGAGCACTTACAACACCATGATTACATGCATACTACTTTGGACTACATCCATTTTCAAAGGAGAGAGAATAAGAAttaataaaaatgtataggaatgaATGGCTGTTTATACAAATTAAAAGATATTTAAGTCAAAcccaaaatataaaattttgaatattgaaaataaatcaaatttaattgaaTTGCAACAAATAGTGACTGATTTTGCATAGTTGTACTGCCCATGTTCCattattataatttacatttTACACAAATTAAAGTTTCATTCAATATGATGGTTAATTAACTTAAGGTTGTCTTTGAATGATCAAAACATACTCTAGACACCAAATTtctgtcaatttttaatattttctcaagattttctatttaatgaattatttattttctagcattttaatgtgcatttttctcatttttgcaggtttgttttaaaaaaaaaaaaaacaacaacaacaaaaagaaaatcaaaaaatcaaaaaaaaaaaaatcaagtcaaaatcaaattattactaaacttacacattttcatcattttccccACAAAATACACTTAACCCATTCCTACACTCAACTTTCTTGTCATTTggtaaaaaataatcattttgaccaaacacacacacaagctccttttttttttttctctcccaatATTGACTCTCTGGTCTCTcagacgaaaaaaaaaaaaaaaaaaggcactcTAGCTCCCAGACAACTCTCggctctcggctctctctcaataGACCACACACAAAAACACTCCACTCTTCCTCCCTCTCAATATACATCCCTCGGCCCTTTCTTTGACTCACACTAGAAAACACACAAGAACAAAGCTCCCCATTTTGGCCTTCCTTAAGTTCTCAACGGAGAGAAAAGGCTAGACGAAAGAAACTTTGGGAGCCAGGGAGATTCGCTCAAGGTGTGGAAATTGTATCAAACATTTTGGTCAAGGAACCTAcattgagtataaatagggtaATTTGACTccgtttagtcaccacttcaaaagggaggtaccccattattattatttcaatatCAATTAcatgctcttatgtgctcctacgtgttcctatgtgtttatatatttttatatgctttgtttatttgatttgaatgttcatttaaattttcttatgtttgtttagttaattttataattatttgagaggcatttaaatacctcaaaaatgtaatagataggataattagatttgttttattttatttccccttttagattgtagttagacgctcccccgatgtaatagataggttgtgtgattatgtggcttatgtgttacgtgcctTACCCGCTttctttaggatttttgcatctagatattatgcttatatgttacgcgctacgtgctcttatgtgtttatttgttttaatttatgcctaCTTGTCTTATTATGTAttaaaaatgcatgacgtcaccacactagtccaacgctagttgtggcttctccctccgtttacttgctagtccaacgctagtaaggactTTTAGAAacgggctagtccaatgctagactctTGGATCATTCTTGCGTTAGACTCATTTTTGTGTGATGTTCATTACATTTTCacgcatattttcatttttaggattttttccatttgcatgatatttcctattatattatcccctatCCTCTATACAtgttaatcatgtcatttagaattgcattttaTTTAGGACATCGTATAATAAGTTAGCTCATTTGCTTGTGCATGattaggagaattatttttcaaacatgagAAATGGgagattataactttttagtttaaatattccattaatccctgtataagaaaattatgtcatgaGTTTTTGCCTACCGTACCCTTTATAttgcatttcctttttcttggatcacttatatctatgtatataatttaatttcttttattttattttcttttaatttcatcatttgcatattcgtgacactttcaaggaattattttggccttcgcaattaatgcgattggttcaattaaactcttgaatgaatattttgtccctttcgatatttttataaatttagatttgcatctgacaggtgccgaacctgtgcaataataaatactaaaaagtcctaattaccaccacaattaattatagaacaaatccgagtactggagcagggaccctaggtgtgcaatgggttacttgattcaccctgttcccgaagagtttgcttgatccgatataccagatttGTCTATACAGATATTAATtttgcgtacaatggcaagcagggtcgattccacagggagcgtgtaggaaattatttctttccaaatcaataAAATGGGGGATGATTATTAGGATGaaacttaaaataaaataaaataaataaaattcaaacgATAACTCCACAAgtacaatttattaaaaatagcaattaacaaaattctacccaaaggatcaactgctcaggcacggtccaactaaatgatcatcgatgcaaagatattccatccattcatcactaggttggttatagctatcaacaagctctgacaaccagttcttccttactctttcgacagtcaaggtacgaccattgactgcttctctaaccagataacaaccctaggtatgaccgtaggaatttaattacccaattgcattaaagctagaagaacccaaccctaaccaataaacacgctaagagggtttatttaaattagatcttgcgtttccccatcataaagccaattatggtggttgccacgaggtgttaactaaatgaacaattacggattctatttaattaacgtggcagtaggctattaaattaaatcaaatacccgggcgttgatattcaattaataaaatacccatgaacaattaattcaggaaacgcacgaatagcaataaattggaaagaaataattaagattcgattagatctcacagatattatggaccgcgccctcgcatcaacctttgggtagagaAGAAAATTAGCCGTTCCTCGTCGTGTCAATCccgcgtgatttaattgaaaTCATTCAATTATTCGACGAAGAATTGGGAAAGGGGAATTAATTGCAGTAACAACAGAGAAGGCCCTGCCTTCGTCTTTGCTTTGGAGCCGCAAGTGTACGAACAAAAGCTAACGTAAATTGCGTAGAGTCAAAACAAAAGCCAAGGAGTAAAAGTGTCGCAACTGAAAAGCTACAAAAGTCTGCAATCGCCTGACCCCTCtcgaaaagaaaatcaaagctAATCTATCCTCCCCCCTGCGTCCCCTTTTTTGTTGTCTTATATAGTGCCGCAGGGGAAATCCACACGGAGCAGAGCTCTTCTCTTCATTGGAGTTTTTATCCCGTGTAGCTGGTCCATGTGGACCTAGTTTCCTCATTCTCATTCCCCCGACGTCTggccctttcttttcttttttaattgaaGCCTCTAAGAGCCAAGTCACGTCTGACCCAATTGACTGAAACAAAAGCTAGCCTTTTGGAGTTTTAATCCCGTGCTCCTCGCGGTTCACGTGGACCGGGGTCCGGCTTTTCGGTAACGTCCGCCTTGTCTGGCGTGGCCACGCCCTGAAATGAAAAGTCTTCTGAAAATTTATCTCAAGATACCATTTTTAATGCTaaccacctacaattcacacaaatatcaaatatgagtgaaattccatttcttagcaccatgaatagccaaaattag encodes:
- the LOC113742035 gene encoding cysteine-rich receptor-like protein kinase 25 isoform X1, producing the protein MARMISTSNSHLVTFSCIIAYFIAITCTLSGAKDTLGVSESLKLQNGEILESSNQRFRFLSDHSSSILVIQFVYLKHSVNVWAANSYLAAPSRPRISAITMNESGRLEVYSQGNPHVAVFTVNAEQKVMISKTRATLLDNGNLVLRSSSGRTVWQSFDYPSHHTRLSSGMKLEISLLSQKSTASMQAAASGPSLPLAPGSPSFLIGPPSGRKKSKSSRVVLYVVSASVAAFLTAILFCKLRSRILRYRRQSMGSETPELDDKGDDESMFFSFTSIDIATDHFSEENKLGQGGFGPVYKGKLVNGLAIAVKRLNRMSGHGIEQFKNEVKVISKLQHRNLVKLLGYCIEKGERLLVYEYLPNNSLGSVLFDAAKRDTLDWKRRLKIVEGAAQGLLYLHKYSRLKIIHRDLNTSNVLLDADLNPKISDFGTARIFGENELRGSTKNIVGTYGYMPPEYAMDGIFSEKSDVFSFGVMILEIISGKKNTSFCDSDRHLNLIGHVWDLWTEGRISEIIDSCLDEKIPRSEALQYVRVGLLCVQENAADRPTMLDVAAMLLNGSMVLDSPKRPAFSEIISLNKAKLRENPEFCSVNTITVSDKVGR
- the LOC113742035 gene encoding cysteine-rich receptor-like protein kinase 25 isoform X2 — its product is MARMISTSNSHLVTFSCIIAYFIAITCTLSGAKDTLGVSESLKLQNGEILESSNQRFRFLSDHSSSILVIQFVYLKHSVNVWAANSYLAAPSRPRISAITMNESGRLEVYSQGNPHVAVFTVNAEQKVMISKTRATLLDNGNLVLRSSSGRTVWQSFDYPSHHTRLSSGMKLEISLLSQKSTASMQAAASGPSLPLAPGSPSFLIGPPSGRKKSKSSRVVLYVVSASVAAFLTAILFCKLRSRILRYRRQSMGSETPELDDKGDDESMFFSFTSIDIATDHFSEENKLGQGGFGPVYKGKLVNGLAIAVKRLNRMSGHGIEQFKNEVKVISKLQHRNLVKLLGYCIEKGERLLVYEYLPNNSLGSVLFAKRDTLDWKRRLKIVEGAAQGLLYLHKYSRLKIIHRDLNTSNVLLDADLNPKISDFGTARIFGENELRGSTKNIVGTYGYMPPEYAMDGIFSEKSDVFSFGVMILEIISGKKNTSFCDSDRHLNLIGHVWDLWTEGRISEIIDSCLDEKIPRSEALQYVRVGLLCVQENAADRPTMLDVAAMLLNGSMVLDSPKRPAFSEIISLNKAKLRENPEFCSVNTITVSDKVGR